The Molothrus ater isolate BHLD 08-10-18 breed brown headed cowbird chromosome 9, BPBGC_Mater_1.1, whole genome shotgun sequence genome includes a region encoding these proteins:
- the LHX4 gene encoding LIM/homeobox protein Lhx4 produces MMQSSALAAEGAVKGLPEILGVPVQQIPQCAGCNQHILDKFILKVLDRHWHSSCLKCADCHMQLAERCFSRAGSVYCKEDFFKRFGTKCTACQQGIPPTQVVRKAQDFVYHLHCFACIICSRQLATGDEFYLMEDGRLVCKEDYETAKQNDDSEAGAKRPRTTITAKQLETLKNAYKNSPKPARHVREQLSSETGLDMRVVQVWFQNRRAKEKRLKKDAGRHRWGQFYKSVKRSRGGGKLDKESSAEDCGVSDSELSFRDEQILSELGHNNNNRVYGSVGDVAGGQLLNGGFSMEGTGQTYQDLRDGSPYGLPQSPSSISSLPAHGPLLNGLDYAMDGSLGLAHGAQGVSQTLRAMAGGGPTSDISTGSSVGYPDFPTSPASWLDDMDHPPF; encoded by the exons ATGATGCAAAGCTCTGCGCTCGCTGCCGAAGGGGCTGTCAAGGGGCTTCCCGAGATCCTCGGTGTGCCGGTGCAAC AGATCCCCCAGTGCGCCGGCTGCAACCAGCACATCCTGGACAAGTTCATCCTCAAGGTGCTGGACcggcactggcacagctcctgcctcaagTGCGCCGACTGCCACATGCAGCTGGCCGAGCGCTGCTTCTCCCGCGCCGGCAGCGTCTACTGCAAGGAGGATTTCTTCAA GCGTTTCGGGACCAAATGCACGGCGTGCCAGCAGGGCATCCCCCCGACCCAGGTGGTCCGCAAAGCCCAGGACTTCGTGTACCACCTGCACTGCTTCGCCTGCATCATCTGCAGCCGCCAGCTGGCCACGGGCGACGAGTTCTACCTGATGGAGGACGGGCGGCTGGTCTGCAAGGAGGACTACGAGACGGCCAAGCAGAACG ATGACTCCGAGGCGGGCGCGAAGCGGCCCCGGACCACGATCACGGCCAAGCAGCTGGAAACGCTGAAGAACGCCTACAAAAACTCCCCCAAGCCCGCCCGCCATGTGCGGGAGCAGCTCTCCTCCGAGACGGGGCTGGACATGAGGGTCGTGCAG GTGTGGTTCCAGAACCGGCGGGCCAAGGAGAAGCGGCTGAAGAAGGACGCGGGGCGGCATCGCTGGGGGCAGTTCTACAAGAGCGTGAAGCGGAGCCGCGGGGGAGGGAAGCTGGACAAGGAGAGCTCGGCCGAGGACTGCGGCGTCAGCGACAGCGAGCTCAGCTTCCGCG ACGAGCAGATCCTCTCCGAGCTCGgccacaacaacaacaacagggTTTACGGCTCCGTGGGGGACGTGGCGGGCGGACAGTTGCTGAACGGCGGCTTCTCCATGGAGGGCACGGGACAGACGTACCAGGACTTGCGGGACGGCAGCCCCTACGGCCTCCCGCAGTCGCCGTCCTCCATCTCTTCCCTGCCGGCGCACGGGCCCTTGCTCAACGGGCTGGACTACGCCATGGAcggcagcctggggctggcccaCGGGGCGCAGGGGGTGAGTCAGACGCTGCGGGCCATGGCCGGGGGGGGCCCCACCTCCGACATCTCCACGGGGAGCAGCGTCGGGTACCCAGACTTTCCCACCAGCCCGGCCTCCTGGCTGGACGACATGGATCACCCCCCCTTCTAA